Part of the Rhizobium sp. CCGE531 genome is shown below.
CCGAACTTTCCCGTCCGCCACAATCAACCAATAAGCGGATTGTCCTCGTCACGGGCGGCGCGACCAGCATAGGCGCGGCCGTTGCTCGCCGCTTTGCAGCAAATGGCGATACCGTCGTACTCGCCGACATAAACGGCGCCGCGGCGGCGAAGTTCGCAAAATCCCTCGGCGGCGAGCACATTGGAAAATCCGTGGACATTGCAAGCGAAATGCAGGTGGTAGCACTGTTCGACGATTTGCGGGAGCGGTTCGGGGGGCTTGATGTTCTCGTCAACAGTGCCGCTTGGCCCGACAGTTGCAAGTCGGGAGTTGAGCAAACGCCTGCCGAGATCGCGCGCGTAATTGATGTCAACCTCACCGGTGCCTTCACCTGCGCGCGTGAGGCTATCAAAATGATGCGGCCCGACGGGGTAATCCTGAATATCGGATCCATCAACCGCTCCCTGACGATTGCCCAGCGCCATGCATATGGCGCATCAAAAGCGGGCTTGGAAATGCTGACCCGCTGCATGGCGGCCGAACTCGGGCCGGTTGGCATTCGGACTGCGACGATTGCTCTTGGCTTCATTCACACACCTGATAGCGCACAGAACGCGATCAGCCGCCGCAACCCAGCCCTTGGCGGGGGGCAGTTCGAAGGCATGGCAAACGCCGCGTTCTTCCTAGCTTCGCCAGATGCTTCATACATCAACGGTTCGACCCTTTACGTCGGCGGCGGCTGACTTCGGCCAATGTTGTATTCTCCCACGATCGGAAACATTCACGGGAAATCGAAAACGACACTGTGTGCCAAACTGCATGCGGAGCGTCATCGAATTTGACAGTTTTAAGGAGCACTTGCGGCCGGGGAACGGCAAGCGATTTTGTTTGAAAGCCCCGAATACCGAAAAAAGCGGATTGGATCCGAGGCCACGGATACGTGCCCGCTGACCATTCGCGAATGGACCCAACGTGAATGAGGAAACGTTATGGAATTTGCGACCTTCATCCTTGCCTCCCAGCGGGGCTATCATCAATCGGCCGACAGAATCATCCGCAACTCAATCGAACAGGCAGTCCTTTCGGAGCAAGCTGGCTTCAACACCGCATGGTTTGCCGAACACCACTTCAACAACTATAGCCTCGTTCCATCGCCCTTGATGATGGTGGCCCATTGCGCCGGCCGGACGAACTCCATCCGCCTCGGGACTGGTGTTTGCGTATTGCCGCTTTATCAACCGCAGCGTCTGCTTTCCGAGATAGGTTTCGCCGATATCGTTTCGAGCGGCCGCCTGGAGCTCGGCGTCGGCTCTGGATATCAGCAGTTTGAGTTTGACCGCTTTGGTGTCGATATCGATGAGGCGCCCGCTGTTTGTTCGGAATATCTGGACGTCCTTCTCAAGGGCCTCACGCAAAACATTTTTGAGCACAACGGCCAATATTTAAAGGTACCACCGACGGCGATTTCGGTGCGGACTATCCAGAAGCCGGCCCCCCCAATCTGGATCGCTACGGCGTCCGGATACAACATGGGCCGGGCCTATCGGGAAGGACACAATCTTTTCGTCACGGCATTCCACGATGGCTTGGGCGCTTTAAGCAAGCTTCGCGAGAGCATCGAGAACGCGGCACTCGCAAAAGGCAAGGATGCCGCGGATGCCAAGATTTCGCTGTTGCGTTGTTGTTATGCCAGCGACAACGAAACGGAGATCAACAGCTATCTCGACAACGCCCGTTTCCAGCGCCGGCTATCGGAAGCGCTTCATCAGCGCCGCCAACAAACCGAGGATGGCTATCTTCTGCAGGAAACCCCGACCAAGCAGGACCTGTCGTTTCAGACGATGCGCGACAATCTACCAATCGGCAGTGTGAATCGGGTGATCGATCGCCTGCTCGAAGAGATCAGTGTGCTGAAGCCGTCCCAGATCGCAATTCACTGCCAATTGGGCGATTTCGATCATCAGGCGATGCTGCGGCAAATCGAACTCTGGGGAGACGA
Proteins encoded:
- a CDS encoding LLM class flavin-dependent oxidoreductase; amino-acid sequence: MEFATFILASQRGYHQSADRIIRNSIEQAVLSEQAGFNTAWFAEHHFNNYSLVPSPLMMVAHCAGRTNSIRLGTGVCVLPLYQPQRLLSEIGFADIVSSGRLELGVGSGYQQFEFDRFGVDIDEAPAVCSEYLDVLLKGLTQNIFEHNGQYLKVPPTAISVRTIQKPAPPIWIATASGYNMGRAYREGHNLFVTAFHDGLGALSKLRESIENAALAKGKDAADAKISLLRCCYASDNETEINSYLDNARFQRRLSEALHQRRQQTEDGYLLQETPTKQDLSFQTMRDNLPIGSVNRVIDRLLEEISVLKPSQIAIHCQLGDFDHQAMLRQIELWGDEIIPAVNKSLGHAPAMTG